The Abditibacteriaceae bacterium sequence GAACTCGCGCGTGCCGATATTGAGCGAAACGCCGCGCACCGCGTAAGTTGTTGTTCGTGGCGTTTCGTAAGTGAGCGTTAAATCTTCGCAGCGTATAGACATGAGAAACAGGTACGGTCGATATCGGGTGCCCACGCGAAGCGAAGGGCGGATACTTTTAGCGGCGCTCCATAATTTCAATCGGGTCGAGTTTGTAAAGGCGCAGCAGGACAGTCGCGAGGCTGGCGATGCCAACAATAATCGGCGTCGGCAGCGTGTACTGCAAAGCGAGAACATCAAGCGGCGAAAGAATCAGGCCGCGCGGCTTCATATACGACACATCGAAAACGCGAAAGATAATCCACGTCAGGCAGATGCCGATAACCCAGCCCGCAACCACCAAAATTCCCGTTTCCGCGACCACGCGCTTCGCCAGAACTTCGCGCCGAAAGCCGAACGCGGCCAGTAAACCGAATTCGCCTAGCCGTTGCTCGAAATAAATGTTCGCCAGAAACGCACCCATTAGCGCCACCGCACCGATCACCAGAATATCGGCGGCGGCGAGGAACTGATAAAGAAAGCCCAGACTTTCGCGCAATCGGCCCACCAAACCGGCAAAGGTGTAAAGCCGCGTATAAAGCAAATCGTCTTTGGTCAACTTCATTTGCGCGGGCTGTTTGAGAATGGCTGCAACAGCGGTGTTGAGGCGCGGCAGTTCGGCCTGGTTTTGTGGCAAGAGCAAATAGGAAAAGCGCTGCACCGGCGTCGGCAATTCCAATTCAAAAAACGTGCGGTCGCAAAGCGCGATGTTTTCGCCGCCTTCGACGATGCCCACCAATTTCATCGGAATCGGACGCAACCGCAATTCGTCGTCGCGCTGTTTGATGAACTGCCCGACACCAGCGCTGAAGTTATTGGCCCACATCCGCGACAGCACGACTTCAGCGGCATTGGGTTTTGGCAAACGCCCTTGCGTGATGCGGTTGCCGGTCGCTTTGAGAACCGGATCGAAATCGGTTTGTGCGACGCCATAAACCGGAACCGGCAATTCGCCAAACACGGTTTTGAGGCTTAAAACATAGGCGAGAGACGAAACGACGCGGCTCACCTCGGGCACTTTTTTCACGCGCGCAACGGCGGGCGCGGGAACGTCTTGCTCCTGCTGCGTGGTGAGCACCGAAACGCGGCGCAGAAAGCCGTAGTGCGTCGAAATCGAAGCATCGACCGAATTGAGAAGCGTGACAATAGCCGCGATGAGGAATACCGAAATCGCGATGGCGCCTCCAACGGGCAAGGTGCGTGCGAAGTTGCGTCGGTAGTAAGTCAGCGGCGAAAGCGGCGGCAGCGTGGGAATATCGTGCGGATGATTAGAACTCATAGGAGGAAGCGCAGAAGCAAGCGCGCCGCAGTGTAAAGCAGAACACGCCCGATTTCGACCGTACTTATCTGGAGGTTAACGCGAAAAAGCGTGGGAATTATGATACAGTTTGCTTGTTCAAAAAGAGGACGCTATGAGCCAGGATTTGATCCGCTATCTTGAAAACAATTCGCTGACGCTTCTCGATGAAGCGGTTGGGGACGTGCGCGCCAATGGCGGCCCGTCGCTCAACGCCGTAACCGATGATGATTTGCGTGTCGCCGTTTACACCGCGATGCTCAAAATCATCGACGCGCTTCGTGCCAAAAGTTCAGTGTCCGATGAAGGTGGCACGCCCGACGTGCGCTCGATGTATGTTGACCAAACGCGGCAATTGATGGAAATCATCGACGGCCAGAGCGCTTATACCACTGGCCACACGACAGCAGTTGCGCGCCATGCGGTTCAAATCGCGTCGCGCCTCAATCTTTCCGACGCCGAAATTGGCGACATCGAAAGCGCCGCGTGGATTCACAACATCGGCCTGATTAACCAATCGCAAAAGCTGTCGGCTCTGCCGCGCCAGCTTTCCAGCGACGAAATCAAGCAGGCACGCAACCACACGGTTGTGGGTGCCGAAATGATTCGCCCGATTGAATTTCTCGCGCATCTTGTTCCGGTTGTGCGTTATCACCATTCGCGCTGGGACGGCGCGGGCGCACCCGGCGAACCGCGCGGCGAAAAACTGCCGCTCGGTGCGCGCATCATCGCTCTCGCCGACGCGTATCAAGCGATGCTCGAACCGCGCGCTTATCGTCCGGCCCTCACTCGCGACCAAGCGCTTCTGGAAATCGACAAGGGCGCCGGAACACAGTTCGATCCGCGTCTGGTGCCTCTCGCGCACGAACTGCGCTAATCAACAGAAAGCAAAAAGAGTACGGTCGATTTCGACCGTACTCTTTTGCGTTTCTGGGGTTCTTTACGGATGCATCGCGGCGTATTGCGCGGCGCTGAGGAGTTCGGTGGGGTCGGCAGCGAGTTTTACGCGCGCCAGCCAGCCTGTGCCGTAAGGCTCGGTGTTAATTGGTGTTGCGTCTTCCAGCAGCGCCCTGTTACTTTCCACAACTTCACCCGCAACCGGCGACCGCAACTCCATCACGGTTTTGA is a genomic window containing:
- a CDS encoding ABC transporter permease; amino-acid sequence: MSSNHPHDIPTLPPLSPLTYYRRNFARTLPVGGAIAISVFLIAAIVTLLNSVDASISTHYGFLRRVSVLTTQQEQDVPAPAVARVKKVPEVSRVVSSLAYVLSLKTVFGELPVPVYGVAQTDFDPVLKATGNRITQGRLPKPNAAEVVLSRMWANNFSAGVGQFIKQRDDELRLRPIPMKLVGIVEGGENIALCDRTFFELELPTPVQRFSYLLLPQNQAELPRLNTAVAAILKQPAQMKLTKDDLLYTRLYTFAGLVGRLRESLGFLYQFLAAADILVIGAVALMGAFLANIYFEQRLGEFGLLAAFGFRREVLAKRVVAETGILVVAGWVIGICLTWIIFRVFDVSYMKPRGLILSPLDVLALQYTLPTPIIVGIASLATVLLRLYKLDPIEIMERR
- a CDS encoding glycine cleavage system H protein, translating into MNTPAHLRYTHNDFWLDVQGEIATIGLTDFAQHELGDIVHLELPTVGARLESGAMLGAVEAVKTVMELRSPVAGEVVESNRALLEDATPINTEPYGTGWLARVKLAADPTELLSAAQYAAMHP
- a CDS encoding HD domain-containing phosphohydrolase, whose product is MSQDLIRYLENNSLTLLDEAVGDVRANGGPSLNAVTDDDLRVAVYTAMLKIIDALRAKSSVSDEGGTPDVRSMYVDQTRQLMEIIDGQSAYTTGHTTAVARHAVQIASRLNLSDAEIGDIESAAWIHNIGLINQSQKLSALPRQLSSDEIKQARNHTVVGAEMIRPIEFLAHLVPVVRYHHSRWDGAGAPGEPRGEKLPLGARIIALADAYQAMLEPRAYRPALTRDQALLEIDKGAGTQFDPRLVPLAHELR